Proteins from one Panthera leo isolate Ple1 chromosome D1, P.leo_Ple1_pat1.1, whole genome shotgun sequence genomic window:
- the TRIM21 gene encoding E3 ubiquitin-protein ligase TRIM21 isoform X4 yields the protein MASAAPLAMMWEEVTCPICLDPVVEPVSIECGHSFCHDCISQVGKDGGGVCPVCQHIFLLRNVRPNWPLANMVDNLKQIGQSAKEGMQRERCEVHGEKLHLFCEKDGKILCWVCSQSQNHRNHHMVPIEEAAQEYKEKLQVALGNLRKGQRLAEELEVEIAMKRAAWKSQVETHKLRIHTEFVQQQNFLAAEEQRQLQKLEMEDKEQLRILGEREATLAQKSQALQELVVELEKRNRASALELLQEVKSVLGRSECWNLKNLDITPPDLRSVCLVPGLKRMLRTYGVNITLDPYTANPWLILSEDRRQVRLGGSRQEVPENEGRFDTYPMVLGAQFFDSGKVYWEVDVTGKEAWDLGVCRDSVRRKGHFLLSPQNGFWTIWLWNKQKYEAGTSPQTPLHLRVPPCQVGIFLDYEASTVSFYNITDHGSLIYAFSECAFAGPLRPFFSTGFNDEGSNSAPLVLRPLGVGW from the exons ATGGCCTCAGCAGCGCCCCTGGCGATGATGTGGGAGGAGGTCACTTGCCCTATCTGCCTGGATCCTGTCGTGGAGCCTGTGAGCATTGAATGTGGCCACAGCTTCTGCCACGACTGCATCTCTCAGGTCGGAAAAGATGGGGGCGGCGTCTGCCCTGTGTGTCAGCACATCTTCTTGCTCCGGAACGTCAGGCCCAACTGGCCGCTGGCCAACATGGTGGACAACCTTAAACAAATTGGCCAGAGTGCCAAGGAGGGCATGCAGCGGGAGCGGTGCGAGGTGCACGGAGAGAAACTGCACCTGTTCTGCGAGAAAGACGGGAAGATCCTTTGCTGGGTGTGTTCCCAGTCCCAGAACCACCGTAACCACCACATGGTCCCTATTGAGGAGGCTGCTCAGGAGTACAAG GAGAAGCTCCAGGTGGCATTAGGGAACCTGAGAAAAGGACAACGGTTGGCGGAGGAGTTGGAAGTGGAGATTGCAATGAAGAGAGCAGCCTGGAAG AGTCAGGTTGAGACACACAAACTGAGGATTCACACAGAGTTTGTGCAGCAGCAGAACTTCCTGGCtgcagaggaacagagacagcTACAGAAACTAGAGATGGAGGACAAGGAGCAGCTGAGAATCCTGGGCGAGAGGGAGGCCACACTGGCCCAGAAGAGCCAGGCCCTGCAGGAGCTGGTCGTGGAGCTGGAGAAGAGGAACAGGGCCTCAGCCCTGGAGCTGCTGCAG GAGGTGAAAAGTGTCCTGGGAAG GAGTGAGTGTTGGAACCTGAAGAATCTGGACATCACCCCTCCAGACCTGAGGAGTGTGTGCCTGGTGCCAGGGCTGAAAAGGATGCTGAGGACTTATGGAG TAAACATCACTCTGGATCCATACACAGCCAATCCGTGGCTCATCCTGTCAGAGGATCGGAGACAAGTGAGGCTTGGAGGCAGCCGGCAGGAAGTGCCTGAAAATGAGGGCAGATTTGACACTTATCCCATGGTCCTGGGTGCCCAGTTCTTTGACTCTGGAAAGGTTTACTGGGAGGTAGATGTGACAGGAAAGGAGGCCTGGGACCTGGGTGTTTGTAGAGACTCTGTGCGGAGGAAAGGGCATTTTTTGCTCAGCCCCCAAAATGGCTTCTGGACAATTTGGCTgtggaacaaacaaaaatatgaggCTGGCACCAGCCCCCAGACTCCCCTCCACCTTCGGGTGCCTCCGTGCCAAGTTGGGATCTTCCTTGACTATGAGGCCAGCACTGTCTCCTTCTACAACATCACTGACCACGGCTCCCTCATCTACGCTTTCTCCGAATGTGCCTTCGCTGGACCTCTGCGGCCCTTCTTCAGTACTGGTTTTAATGATGAAGGAAGTAACTCAGCCCCTCTTGTCCTCCGTCCATTGGGGGTGGGTTGGTAG
- the TRIM21 gene encoding E3 ubiquitin-protein ligase TRIM21 isoform X1, with amino-acid sequence MPQIPISHFPPLVSSLTRSHTIIGVSIYTGRLSTGLPHRNVTAMASAAPLAMMWEEVTCPICLDPVVEPVSIECGHSFCHDCISQVGKDGGGVCPVCQHIFLLRNVRPNWPLANMVDNLKQIGQSAKEGMQRERCEVHGEKLHLFCEKDGKILCWVCSQSQNHRNHHMVPIEEAAQEYKEKLQVALGNLRKGQRLAEELEVEIAMKRAAWKSQVETHKLRIHTEFVQQQNFLAAEEQRQLQKLEMEDKEQLRILGEREATLAQKSQALQELVVELEKRNRASALELLQEVKSVLGRSECWNLKNLDITPPDLRSVCLVPGLKRMLRTYGVNITLDPYTANPWLILSEDRRQVRLGGSRQEVPENEGRFDTYPMVLGAQFFDSGKVYWEVDVTGKEAWDLGVCRDSVRRKGHFLLSPQNGFWTIWLWNKQKYEAGTSPQTPLHLRVPPCQVGIFLDYEASTVSFYNITDHGSLIYAFSECAFAGPLRPFFSTGFNDEGSNSAPLVLRPLGVGW; translated from the exons GCTCTCCACAGGGCTGCCTCATAGGAACGTTACCGCAATGGCCTCAGCAGCGCCCCTGGCGATGATGTGGGAGGAGGTCACTTGCCCTATCTGCCTGGATCCTGTCGTGGAGCCTGTGAGCATTGAATGTGGCCACAGCTTCTGCCACGACTGCATCTCTCAGGTCGGAAAAGATGGGGGCGGCGTCTGCCCTGTGTGTCAGCACATCTTCTTGCTCCGGAACGTCAGGCCCAACTGGCCGCTGGCCAACATGGTGGACAACCTTAAACAAATTGGCCAGAGTGCCAAGGAGGGCATGCAGCGGGAGCGGTGCGAGGTGCACGGAGAGAAACTGCACCTGTTCTGCGAGAAAGACGGGAAGATCCTTTGCTGGGTGTGTTCCCAGTCCCAGAACCACCGTAACCACCACATGGTCCCTATTGAGGAGGCTGCTCAGGAGTACAAG GAGAAGCTCCAGGTGGCATTAGGGAACCTGAGAAAAGGACAACGGTTGGCGGAGGAGTTGGAAGTGGAGATTGCAATGAAGAGAGCAGCCTGGAAG AGTCAGGTTGAGACACACAAACTGAGGATTCACACAGAGTTTGTGCAGCAGCAGAACTTCCTGGCtgcagaggaacagagacagcTACAGAAACTAGAGATGGAGGACAAGGAGCAGCTGAGAATCCTGGGCGAGAGGGAGGCCACACTGGCCCAGAAGAGCCAGGCCCTGCAGGAGCTGGTCGTGGAGCTGGAGAAGAGGAACAGGGCCTCAGCCCTGGAGCTGCTGCAG GAGGTGAAAAGTGTCCTGGGAAG GAGTGAGTGTTGGAACCTGAAGAATCTGGACATCACCCCTCCAGACCTGAGGAGTGTGTGCCTGGTGCCAGGGCTGAAAAGGATGCTGAGGACTTATGGAG TAAACATCACTCTGGATCCATACACAGCCAATCCGTGGCTCATCCTGTCAGAGGATCGGAGACAAGTGAGGCTTGGAGGCAGCCGGCAGGAAGTGCCTGAAAATGAGGGCAGATTTGACACTTATCCCATGGTCCTGGGTGCCCAGTTCTTTGACTCTGGAAAGGTTTACTGGGAGGTAGATGTGACAGGAAAGGAGGCCTGGGACCTGGGTGTTTGTAGAGACTCTGTGCGGAGGAAAGGGCATTTTTTGCTCAGCCCCCAAAATGGCTTCTGGACAATTTGGCTgtggaacaaacaaaaatatgaggCTGGCACCAGCCCCCAGACTCCCCTCCACCTTCGGGTGCCTCCGTGCCAAGTTGGGATCTTCCTTGACTATGAGGCCAGCACTGTCTCCTTCTACAACATCACTGACCACGGCTCCCTCATCTACGCTTTCTCCGAATGTGCCTTCGCTGGACCTCTGCGGCCCTTCTTCAGTACTGGTTTTAATGATGAAGGAAGTAACTCAGCCCCTCTTGTCCTCCGTCCATTGGGGGTGGGTTGGTAG
- the TRIM21 gene encoding E3 ubiquitin-protein ligase TRIM21 isoform X3: MRLSTGLPHRNVTAMASAAPLAMMWEEVTCPICLDPVVEPVSIECGHSFCHDCISQVGKDGGGVCPVCQHIFLLRNVRPNWPLANMVDNLKQIGQSAKEGMQRERCEVHGEKLHLFCEKDGKILCWVCSQSQNHRNHHMVPIEEAAQEYKEKLQVALGNLRKGQRLAEELEVEIAMKRAAWKSQVETHKLRIHTEFVQQQNFLAAEEQRQLQKLEMEDKEQLRILGEREATLAQKSQALQELVVELEKRNRASALELLQEVKSVLGRSECWNLKNLDITPPDLRSVCLVPGLKRMLRTYGVNITLDPYTANPWLILSEDRRQVRLGGSRQEVPENEGRFDTYPMVLGAQFFDSGKVYWEVDVTGKEAWDLGVCRDSVRRKGHFLLSPQNGFWTIWLWNKQKYEAGTSPQTPLHLRVPPCQVGIFLDYEASTVSFYNITDHGSLIYAFSECAFAGPLRPFFSTGFNDEGSNSAPLVLRPLGVGW; encoded by the exons GCTCTCCACAGGGCTGCCTCATAGGAACGTTACCGCAATGGCCTCAGCAGCGCCCCTGGCGATGATGTGGGAGGAGGTCACTTGCCCTATCTGCCTGGATCCTGTCGTGGAGCCTGTGAGCATTGAATGTGGCCACAGCTTCTGCCACGACTGCATCTCTCAGGTCGGAAAAGATGGGGGCGGCGTCTGCCCTGTGTGTCAGCACATCTTCTTGCTCCGGAACGTCAGGCCCAACTGGCCGCTGGCCAACATGGTGGACAACCTTAAACAAATTGGCCAGAGTGCCAAGGAGGGCATGCAGCGGGAGCGGTGCGAGGTGCACGGAGAGAAACTGCACCTGTTCTGCGAGAAAGACGGGAAGATCCTTTGCTGGGTGTGTTCCCAGTCCCAGAACCACCGTAACCACCACATGGTCCCTATTGAGGAGGCTGCTCAGGAGTACAAG GAGAAGCTCCAGGTGGCATTAGGGAACCTGAGAAAAGGACAACGGTTGGCGGAGGAGTTGGAAGTGGAGATTGCAATGAAGAGAGCAGCCTGGAAG AGTCAGGTTGAGACACACAAACTGAGGATTCACACAGAGTTTGTGCAGCAGCAGAACTTCCTGGCtgcagaggaacagagacagcTACAGAAACTAGAGATGGAGGACAAGGAGCAGCTGAGAATCCTGGGCGAGAGGGAGGCCACACTGGCCCAGAAGAGCCAGGCCCTGCAGGAGCTGGTCGTGGAGCTGGAGAAGAGGAACAGGGCCTCAGCCCTGGAGCTGCTGCAG GAGGTGAAAAGTGTCCTGGGAAG GAGTGAGTGTTGGAACCTGAAGAATCTGGACATCACCCCTCCAGACCTGAGGAGTGTGTGCCTGGTGCCAGGGCTGAAAAGGATGCTGAGGACTTATGGAG TAAACATCACTCTGGATCCATACACAGCCAATCCGTGGCTCATCCTGTCAGAGGATCGGAGACAAGTGAGGCTTGGAGGCAGCCGGCAGGAAGTGCCTGAAAATGAGGGCAGATTTGACACTTATCCCATGGTCCTGGGTGCCCAGTTCTTTGACTCTGGAAAGGTTTACTGGGAGGTAGATGTGACAGGAAAGGAGGCCTGGGACCTGGGTGTTTGTAGAGACTCTGTGCGGAGGAAAGGGCATTTTTTGCTCAGCCCCCAAAATGGCTTCTGGACAATTTGGCTgtggaacaaacaaaaatatgaggCTGGCACCAGCCCCCAGACTCCCCTCCACCTTCGGGTGCCTCCGTGCCAAGTTGGGATCTTCCTTGACTATGAGGCCAGCACTGTCTCCTTCTACAACATCACTGACCACGGCTCCCTCATCTACGCTTTCTCCGAATGTGCCTTCGCTGGACCTCTGCGGCCCTTCTTCAGTACTGGTTTTAATGATGAAGGAAGTAACTCAGCCCCTCTTGTCCTCCGTCCATTGGGGGTGGGTTGGTAG
- the TRIM21 gene encoding E3 ubiquitin-protein ligase TRIM21 isoform X2, with translation MQLIKQRLSTGLPHRNVTAMASAAPLAMMWEEVTCPICLDPVVEPVSIECGHSFCHDCISQVGKDGGGVCPVCQHIFLLRNVRPNWPLANMVDNLKQIGQSAKEGMQRERCEVHGEKLHLFCEKDGKILCWVCSQSQNHRNHHMVPIEEAAQEYKEKLQVALGNLRKGQRLAEELEVEIAMKRAAWKSQVETHKLRIHTEFVQQQNFLAAEEQRQLQKLEMEDKEQLRILGEREATLAQKSQALQELVVELEKRNRASALELLQEVKSVLGRSECWNLKNLDITPPDLRSVCLVPGLKRMLRTYGVNITLDPYTANPWLILSEDRRQVRLGGSRQEVPENEGRFDTYPMVLGAQFFDSGKVYWEVDVTGKEAWDLGVCRDSVRRKGHFLLSPQNGFWTIWLWNKQKYEAGTSPQTPLHLRVPPCQVGIFLDYEASTVSFYNITDHGSLIYAFSECAFAGPLRPFFSTGFNDEGSNSAPLVLRPLGVGW, from the exons GCTCTCCACAGGGCTGCCTCATAGGAACGTTACCGCAATGGCCTCAGCAGCGCCCCTGGCGATGATGTGGGAGGAGGTCACTTGCCCTATCTGCCTGGATCCTGTCGTGGAGCCTGTGAGCATTGAATGTGGCCACAGCTTCTGCCACGACTGCATCTCTCAGGTCGGAAAAGATGGGGGCGGCGTCTGCCCTGTGTGTCAGCACATCTTCTTGCTCCGGAACGTCAGGCCCAACTGGCCGCTGGCCAACATGGTGGACAACCTTAAACAAATTGGCCAGAGTGCCAAGGAGGGCATGCAGCGGGAGCGGTGCGAGGTGCACGGAGAGAAACTGCACCTGTTCTGCGAGAAAGACGGGAAGATCCTTTGCTGGGTGTGTTCCCAGTCCCAGAACCACCGTAACCACCACATGGTCCCTATTGAGGAGGCTGCTCAGGAGTACAAG GAGAAGCTCCAGGTGGCATTAGGGAACCTGAGAAAAGGACAACGGTTGGCGGAGGAGTTGGAAGTGGAGATTGCAATGAAGAGAGCAGCCTGGAAG AGTCAGGTTGAGACACACAAACTGAGGATTCACACAGAGTTTGTGCAGCAGCAGAACTTCCTGGCtgcagaggaacagagacagcTACAGAAACTAGAGATGGAGGACAAGGAGCAGCTGAGAATCCTGGGCGAGAGGGAGGCCACACTGGCCCAGAAGAGCCAGGCCCTGCAGGAGCTGGTCGTGGAGCTGGAGAAGAGGAACAGGGCCTCAGCCCTGGAGCTGCTGCAG GAGGTGAAAAGTGTCCTGGGAAG GAGTGAGTGTTGGAACCTGAAGAATCTGGACATCACCCCTCCAGACCTGAGGAGTGTGTGCCTGGTGCCAGGGCTGAAAAGGATGCTGAGGACTTATGGAG TAAACATCACTCTGGATCCATACACAGCCAATCCGTGGCTCATCCTGTCAGAGGATCGGAGACAAGTGAGGCTTGGAGGCAGCCGGCAGGAAGTGCCTGAAAATGAGGGCAGATTTGACACTTATCCCATGGTCCTGGGTGCCCAGTTCTTTGACTCTGGAAAGGTTTACTGGGAGGTAGATGTGACAGGAAAGGAGGCCTGGGACCTGGGTGTTTGTAGAGACTCTGTGCGGAGGAAAGGGCATTTTTTGCTCAGCCCCCAAAATGGCTTCTGGACAATTTGGCTgtggaacaaacaaaaatatgaggCTGGCACCAGCCCCCAGACTCCCCTCCACCTTCGGGTGCCTCCGTGCCAAGTTGGGATCTTCCTTGACTATGAGGCCAGCACTGTCTCCTTCTACAACATCACTGACCACGGCTCCCTCATCTACGCTTTCTCCGAATGTGCCTTCGCTGGACCTCTGCGGCCCTTCTTCAGTACTGGTTTTAATGATGAAGGAAGTAACTCAGCCCCTCTTGTCCTCCGTCCATTGGGGGTGGGTTGGTAG